A single Ketogulonicigenium vulgare WSH-001 DNA region contains:
- a CDS encoding NAD(P)-dependent oxidoreductase, with amino-acid sequence MATEKMLKFVTVPRLMPEKRDADARTQDFDEIYREFAANKAAEQASRCSQCGVPYCQAHCPLSNNIPDWLRLTAEGRLQEAYEISQATNTFPEICGRICPQDRLCEGNCVIEQSGHGTVTIGSVEKYITDTAWENGWVKAHLPEIERSESVGIIGAGPAGLAAADVLRRAGVQVTVYDRYDRAGGLMTYGIPGFKLEKDVVMRRINQLEQAGVQFVLNCNVGDDISFDALRGKHDAVLIATGVYKTRDLAGDNADAAGIVRALDYLTASNRKNFGDDVAEYDNGTLNAEGKRVVVIGGGDTAMDCVRTAIRQGATSVKCLYRRDKANMPGSQRETKNAEEEGVEFVWLAAPAGFTADAGTVTGVNVQRMRLGAPDASGRRSPELIEGADYIEDADLVVKALGFEPEDLPKLWGVDGLEVTRWGTVRAQFGTGQTNLDGVFAAGDIVRGASLVVWGIRDGRDCATAILDYLGQAASVAAE; translated from the coding sequence ATGGCCACTGAAAAGATGTTGAAGTTCGTCACTGTCCCCCGCCTCATGCCTGAAAAGCGTGATGCCGATGCGCGTACGCAGGACTTTGACGAGATCTACCGCGAATTCGCCGCGAATAAAGCGGCCGAGCAAGCCTCGCGTTGCAGCCAGTGCGGCGTGCCTTATTGTCAAGCGCATTGCCCGCTGTCGAACAATATCCCCGATTGGCTGCGTCTGACCGCCGAAGGCCGCCTGCAAGAGGCCTATGAGATCAGCCAAGCGACCAATACCTTCCCCGAGATCTGCGGCCGCATCTGCCCGCAAGACCGCCTGTGCGAGGGGAATTGCGTGATCGAACAATCCGGCCATGGCACTGTGACCATCGGCTCGGTCGAGAAATATATCACCGACACCGCTTGGGAAAACGGCTGGGTCAAGGCGCATCTGCCCGAGATTGAGCGCAGCGAAAGCGTCGGCATCATCGGCGCGGGCCCTGCGGGTCTGGCGGCAGCGGATGTGCTGCGCCGGGCGGGCGTTCAGGTCACCGTCTATGACCGTTATGACCGCGCGGGCGGCTTGATGACCTATGGCATCCCCGGCTTTAAGCTGGAAAAAGATGTCGTCATGCGCCGCATCAACCAGTTGGAACAGGCTGGCGTGCAATTCGTGCTGAACTGCAATGTGGGCGATGACATCAGCTTTGACGCTTTGCGCGGCAAACATGATGCGGTGCTGATTGCGACCGGCGTTTACAAGACGCGTGATCTGGCGGGCGATAATGCGGATGCCGCCGGTATCGTGCGCGCGCTCGATTATTTGACCGCCTCGAACCGCAAGAACTTTGGCGATGATGTTGCTGAATACGACAACGGCACGCTGAACGCCGAAGGCAAGCGCGTCGTGGTGATCGGCGGCGGCGATACGGCGATGGACTGCGTCCGCACTGCGATCCGCCAGGGCGCGACCTCGGTCAAATGCCTGTATCGCCGCGATAAAGCGAATATGCCCGGCTCGCAGCGCGAGACGAAGAATGCCGAAGAAGAAGGCGTCGAATTCGTCTGGCTGGCCGCACCCGCTGGCTTCACCGCCGATGCGGGCACTGTGACCGGCGTGAATGTGCAGCGTATGCGTCTGGGCGCGCCCGATGCTTCGGGCCGTCGCAGCCCCGAGCTGATCGAAGGCGCCGATTACATCGAGGATGCCGATCTGGTCGTCAAAGCGCTTGGCTTTGAGCCCGAGGATCTGCCCAAGCTGTGGGGCGTTGACGGGCTGGAAGTGACCCGCTGGGGCACGGTGCGCGCGCAATTTGGCACGGGTCAGACCAACCTTGATGGCGTGTTCGCGGCCGGTGATATCGTGCGCGGCGCTTCGCTGGTTGTCTGGGGCATTCGCGACGGACGTGACTGCGCCACGGCAATTCTGGATTATCTGGGCCAAGCCGCCAGCGTCGCGGCGGAATAG
- a CDS encoding undecaprenyl-diphosphate phosphatase produces the protein MVDNNLFLSAFLGVIEGLTEFLPVSSTGHLLIAGHFLGFESPARVFEVAIQLGAILALVVYYFARLYGVARRIPHDPLARRFVLSVLIAFLPAVFIGVLAHDLIKRVLFESTATIAVALIVGGVILLVVDRMKITPRYRDPMDLPLPMALKIGLVQCIAMIPGVSRSGATIVGSLLMGVEKRAAAEFSFFLSIPTMFGAVAYDLFKNRDALSGAAWVDIAVGFVATFIVALIVVRWLLDYISRHGYALFGWWRITLGTVTLIALALGFGAN, from the coding sequence GAGTTTTTACCCGTTTCATCGACCGGGCATTTGTTGATCGCGGGCCATTTCCTGGGGTTCGAAAGCCCCGCCCGCGTGTTCGAGGTCGCAATCCAGTTGGGCGCGATTCTGGCCCTCGTTGTCTATTATTTTGCGCGTCTTTACGGCGTGGCACGCCGCATCCCGCACGATCCGCTGGCGCGGCGTTTTGTGCTGTCGGTGCTGATCGCCTTTTTGCCCGCCGTCTTCATTGGTGTTTTGGCGCATGATCTGATCAAGCGGGTGCTGTTCGAATCGACCGCGACGATCGCTGTGGCGCTGATCGTCGGTGGGGTGATCCTGCTGGTGGTCGACCGCATGAAGATCACGCCGCGTTATCGCGATCCGATGGATCTGCCGCTGCCGATGGCGCTGAAAATCGGCCTTGTACAATGTATCGCGATGATCCCCGGCGTTTCGCGTTCGGGGGCGACGATTGTCGGCTCGCTGCTGATGGGCGTGGAAAAGCGCGCGGCGGCCGAGTTTTCGTTCTTTCTGTCCATCCCGACGATGTTCGGCGCGGTGGCCTATGATCTGTTCAAGAACCGCGATGCCCTTAGCGGCGCGGCTTGGGTGGATATCGCGGTTGGCTTTGTCGCGACCTTTATCGTGGCGCTGATCGTGGTGCGCTGGCTGCTCGATTACATCTCGCGCCATGGTTATGCACTATTCGGCTGGTGGCGAATCACCCTTGGGACGGTGACGCTGATTGCCCTCGCTTTGGGCTTTGGCGCGAATTAG
- a CDS encoding flagellar motor protein MotB, with product MAQTGNQRIIIKRKKVVAGGGHHGGAWKVAYADFVTAMMAFFLLMWIINSITEEQRDGLANFFATGTPVSTVSGGADGMFGGRDSQSQQVGPAVGSGMDYITGRMPTARGASAAQSSDILALEDIARVLSGQSGESLVDDAIQRHIITRMTDEGLVIEVFSTPDAPVFQPGGTVLTPLSLAIIQMIASVAAQVENGIAVAAHLPQQAGTDQGAWALTAARADTIRAALEGAGVAPVRLRRVTGHADRSPITLDPTVQRNDRVEITVLRNGR from the coding sequence ATGGCACAGACGGGAAATCAGCGCATCATTATCAAACGCAAAAAGGTGGTCGCGGGCGGCGGCCATCATGGCGGCGCGTGGAAGGTCGCCTATGCCGATTTCGTCACCGCGATGATGGCGTTCTTTTTGCTGATGTGGATCATCAATTCCATCACCGAAGAGCAGCGCGACGGGTTGGCGAATTTCTTTGCCACCGGAACGCCTGTCAGCACGGTCAGTGGCGGCGCGGATGGTATGTTCGGTGGGCGCGACAGCCAATCGCAGCAGGTCGGCCCCGCTGTCGGCAGCGGCATGGATTACATCACGGGCCGGATGCCCACCGCGCGCGGCGCCAGTGCCGCCCAATCCAGTGATATCCTCGCACTCGAGGATATCGCGCGGGTGCTGTCCGGCCAAAGCGGCGAAAGTCTGGTCGATGACGCGATCCAGCGCCATATCATCACACGCATGACGGACGAGGGGCTGGTGATCGAGGTGTTTTCCACCCCCGATGCGCCGGTTTTTCAGCCCGGTGGCACAGTGCTGACGCCGCTTAGTCTTGCGATTATCCAGATGATTGCCAGCGTTGCGGCGCAGGTGGAGAACGGTATCGCTGTGGCGGCGCATCTGCCGCAACAGGCGGGCACTGATCAGGGCGCATGGGCGCTGACAGCCGCCCGCGCCGATACTATACGCGCCGCGCTGGAGGGGGCAGGCGTCGCGCCCGTGCGCCTGCGCCGCGTGACAGGTCACGCTGACCGCAGCCCGATCACCCTTGATCCAACGGTACAGCGCAATGATCGCGTTGAAATCACCGTCCTGCGCAATGGTCGCTGA
- the gltB gene encoding glutamate synthase large subunit, producing the protein MSSYDATWVAAEEAKRKWMSENSLYREEDEHSSCGVGLVVAIDGTPSRSVVEKGITALKAIWHRGAVDADGKTGDGAGIHIQIPAPFFHDQVRSTGHEPATDKLMAVGQVFLPRTDFGAQERCRTIVEAEVLRMGHYIYGWRHVPVDTSVLGEKANATRPEIEQILIRCEKNIDAEQFERELYIIRRRIEKAAAAGQVNGLYICSLSCRSIIYKGMMLAEQVAVFYPDLMDDRFESAFAIYHQRYSTNTFPQWSLAQPFRMLAHNGEINTLKGNINWMKSHEIRMAHGAFGDMAEDIKPIIPAGTSDSGALDAVFEVMVRAGRNAPMAKTMLVPEAWSKNVGEMPKAWADMYAYCNTVMEPWDGPAALAMTDGRWVCGGLDRNGLRPMRYVVTGEGMLIAGSEVGMVPVNERTVVEKGALGPGQMIAVDMQTGKLYHDREIKDKLAAAQPFGDWVEKSVSFSSTVVTLPEKRLFSGAALRKRQIAAGYSVEELEQVLTPMAEDGKEMIASMGDDTPVAVLSKQYRPLSHYFRQNFSQVTNPPIDSLRESRVMSLKTRFGNLKNVLDESSNQTETLVMDTPFICTGEFEELLRQFDGAGVVTIDCTFDAGSTQDALRGGLERIRAEAEDAVRSGASHIVLTDEFQSETRVAMPMILATSAVHSWLTRKGLRTFCSLNVRAAECIDPHYFAVLISSGATTVNAYLAEDSIGDRIERGLLDGTLEDAMRRYREAVNAGLLKIMAKMGISVISSYRGGLNFEAVGLSRSMVDEYFPGMQSRISGIGLIGIQHKAEQVHALGWKGGQDVLPIGGFYKSRRSGEKHAWEAQTMHMLQAACDRASYELWQRYSQAMQANPPIHLRDLLAIKPLGGAVPIEEVESITSIRKRFVTPGMSLGALSPEAHMTLNIAMNRIGAKSDSGEGGEDPAHSHPLPNGDNPCAKIKQVASGRFGVTAEYLNACEELEIKVAQGAKPGEGGQLPGMKVTELIARLRHSTKGVTLISPPPHHDIYSIEDLAQLIYDLKQINPRCKVTVKLVSSSGVGTIAAGVAKAKADVILVSGHNGGTGASPGTSIKHAGLPWEMGLTEAHQVLTMNNLRDRVTLRTDGGLRTGRDIVIAAMLGAEEYGIGTAALIAMGCIMVRQCQSNTCPVGVCTQNPELRQKFTGSADKVVNLITFYATEVREILASIGARSLDEVIGRADLLSQISRGSARLDDLDLNPLLIQVDGSKRHTYDRSRPRNAVPDTLDAEIVKDAQRFLNDGEKMQLDYAVQNTLRTIGTRVSSHIVTKFGMRNSLQDDHLTLKLTGSAGQSLGAFAVHGLKIEVSGEANDYVGKGLSGGTIIVRPPMSSPLVAAENTIIGNTVLYGATDGYLFAAGRAGERFAVRNSGAKVVIEGCGTNGCEYMTGGTAVILGTIGANFGAGMTGGMAYLYDPEGRASAMINMETLVTCPITVTHWEAELRAMIERHAHETGSRKAIEILANWDAEVPNFLQVCPTEMLASLKHPLTTEVVAVPAE; encoded by the coding sequence ATGAGCAGCTATGACGCAACCTGGGTTGCAGCCGAGGAAGCCAAGCGTAAATGGATGTCCGAGAATTCGCTCTATCGCGAAGAGGATGAGCATTCCTCTTGCGGTGTGGGCCTTGTTGTCGCCATCGATGGCACGCCCTCGCGCTCGGTCGTGGAAAAGGGCATTACCGCGCTGAAAGCCATCTGGCACCGCGGCGCAGTGGATGCCGATGGCAAGACCGGCGACGGCGCAGGCATCCATATCCAGATCCCGGCTCCGTTCTTTCACGACCAAGTCCGCAGCACCGGGCACGAGCCTGCAACCGACAAGCTGATGGCCGTCGGGCAGGTCTTCCTGCCGCGCACCGATTTTGGCGCGCAAGAGCGCTGCCGCACCATCGTCGAGGCCGAAGTGCTGCGCATGGGCCATTACATCTATGGCTGGCGCCACGTGCCGGTGGACACATCTGTCTTGGGTGAAAAGGCGAATGCGACCCGCCCCGAGATTGAGCAAATCCTGATCCGCTGCGAAAAAAACATCGACGCCGAGCAGTTCGAGCGCGAGCTGTACATCATCCGTCGCCGCATCGAGAAAGCCGCCGCTGCCGGTCAGGTCAACGGCCTCTATATCTGTTCGCTGTCCTGCCGCTCGATCATCTATAAGGGCATGATGCTGGCCGAGCAGGTCGCGGTGTTCTATCCCGATCTGATGGACGACCGTTTCGAGTCGGCCTTTGCGATCTATCACCAGCGCTATTCGACCAACACTTTCCCGCAATGGTCGCTGGCGCAGCCCTTCCGCATGCTGGCCCATAACGGCGAGATCAACACGCTGAAGGGCAACATCAACTGGATGAAAAGCCACGAGATCCGCATGGCGCACGGCGCCTTTGGCGACATGGCCGAGGATATCAAGCCGATCATCCCCGCTGGCACTTCCGACTCGGGCGCGCTGGATGCCGTGTTCGAGGTGATGGTGCGCGCCGGTCGCAATGCGCCGATGGCGAAAACCATGCTGGTGCCCGAAGCCTGGTCGAAAAACGTCGGCGAGATGCCCAAGGCTTGGGCCGATATGTATGCCTATTGCAACACCGTGATGGAGCCGTGGGACGGCCCCGCCGCGCTGGCGATGACCGATGGTCGCTGGGTCTGCGGCGGTCTGGACCGCAACGGCCTGCGCCCGATGCGCTATGTCGTGACGGGCGAGGGGATGCTGATCGCAGGCTCCGAAGTTGGCATGGTGCCCGTGAACGAGCGCACCGTTGTCGAGAAAGGCGCGCTTGGCCCCGGCCAGATGATTGCCGTCGATATGCAAACCGGCAAGCTGTACCACGACCGCGAGATCAAGGACAAACTGGCCGCCGCCCAGCCCTTTGGCGATTGGGTTGAAAAGTCGGTGTCCTTCTCGTCCACCGTTGTCACGCTGCCCGAAAAGCGCCTGTTCTCGGGCGCAGCCCTGCGCAAGCGGCAGATTGCGGCTGGCTATTCGGTCGAGGAGCTGGAGCAAGTCCTGACGCCCATGGCCGAGGACGGCAAGGAAATGATCGCCTCGATGGGCGATGACACGCCGGTTGCGGTGCTGTCCAAGCAATACCGCCCGCTGTCGCATTACTTCCGCCAGAACTTTAGCCAGGTCACCAACCCGCCGATCGACAGCTTGCGCGAAAGCCGCGTGATGTCGCTGAAGACGCGCTTTGGCAACCTCAAGAACGTGCTGGACGAAAGCAGCAACCAGACCGAAACGCTGGTCATGGACACGCCGTTCATCTGCACCGGCGAGTTCGAGGAGCTGCTGCGTCAATTCGATGGCGCGGGCGTTGTCACCATCGACTGCACCTTTGATGCGGGCAGCACCCAAGACGCGCTGCGCGGCGGGCTGGAACGTATCCGCGCCGAGGCCGAAGATGCCGTGCGTTCGGGCGCGAGCCATATCGTGCTGACCGATGAATTCCAGTCGGAAACCCGTGTGGCGATGCCGATGATCCTTGCGACCTCGGCTGTTCATAGCTGGTTGACGCGCAAGGGCCTGCGGACTTTCTGTTCGTTGAACGTGCGCGCCGCGGAATGTATCGACCCCCATTACTTTGCCGTGCTGATCTCCTCTGGCGCGACAACCGTGAACGCTTACCTTGCCGAGGATTCCATCGGCGACCGGATCGAGCGCGGCTTGCTGGACGGCACGCTGGAAGATGCGATGCGCCGCTATCGCGAGGCGGTGAATGCCGGCCTTTTGAAAATCATGGCCAAGATGGGCATTTCGGTCATCTCGTCCTATCGCGGCGGCCTGAATTTCGAGGCTGTCGGTCTGTCGCGCTCGATGGTCGATGAATATTTCCCCGGCATGCAATCGCGCATCTCGGGCATCGGTCTGATCGGCATCCAGCACAAGGCCGAACAGGTCCATGCTTTGGGCTGGAAGGGCGGCCAGGACGTGTTGCCGATCGGCGGCTTTTACAAGTCGCGCCGTTCGGGCGAAAAGCACGCTTGGGAAGCGCAGACGATGCATATGTTGCAAGCCGCCTGTGACCGCGCCAGCTACGAGCTGTGGCAGCGCTATTCGCAGGCGATGCAGGCGAACCCGCCGATCCATCTGCGCGACCTGCTGGCGATCAAGCCGCTGGGCGGCGCCGTGCCGATCGAGGAAGTGGAAAGCATCACCTCGATCCGCAAGCGCTTTGTGACGCCCGGCATGAGCCTTGGCGCGCTCTCGCCCGAGGCGCATATGACGCTGAACATCGCCATGAACCGCATCGGTGCGAAATCCGACAGCGGCGAGGGCGGCGAGGACCCGGCGCACAGCCATCCGCTGCCCAACGGCGACAACCCTTGTGCCAAGATCAAACAGGTGGCTTCGGGCCGTTTCGGTGTGACCGCCGAATATCTGAATGCCTGCGAGGAACTGGAGATCAAGGTCGCCCAAGGCGCGAAACCCGGCGAAGGTGGCCAGCTGCCCGGCATGAAAGTGACCGAGCTGATCGCCCGTCTGCGTCACTCGACCAAGGGCGTGACGCTGATCTCGCCGCCGCCGCACCACGATATCTATTCGATCGAGGATCTGGCGCAGCTGATCTATGACCTGAAACAGATCAACCCGCGCTGTAAAGTGACGGTCAAGCTGGTCTCGTCCTCGGGCGTTGGTACGATTGCGGCGGGTGTGGCCAAGGCCAAGGCCGATGTCATTCTGGTCTCGGGCCATAACGGCGGTACGGGCGCAAGCCCGGGCACATCGATCAAACACGCGGGCCTGCCGTGGGAGATGGGCCTGACCGAGGCGCATCAGGTTCTGACGATGAACAACCTGCGTGATCGCGTCACTTTGCGCACCGATGGCGGTCTGCGCACCGGCCGCGATATCGTCATCGCTGCGATGCTGGGGGCCGAGGAATACGGCATCGGCACTGCTGCGCTGATCGCGATGGGCTGTATCATGGTGCGTCAGTGCCAGTCGAACACCTGCCCGGTGGGCGTCTGCACCCAGAACCCCGAACTGCGCCAGAAGTTCACCGGCTCGGCCGATAAAGTGGTCAACCTGATCACCTTCTATGCCACCGAAGTGCGCGAGATTCTGGCCAGCATCGGTGCGCGCAGCCTGGATGAGGTGATCGGCCGCGCGGATCTGCTGTCGCAGATCAGCCGTGGTTCGGCGCGTCTTGACGACCTCGACCTGAACCCGCTGCTGATCCAGGTGGATGGCTCCAAGCGTCACACCTATGACCGCAGCCGCCCGCGCAACGCGGTGCCGGACACGCTGGACGCCGAAATCGTCAAGGACGCGCAGCGGTTCTTGAACGACGGCGAAAAGATGCAGCTTGATTACGCGGTGCAGAACACGCTGCGCACCATCGGGACGCGCGTCTCTAGCCATATCGTGACCAAGTTCGGGATGCGCAACAGCCTGCAAGACGATCACCTGACGCTGAAGCTGACGGGATCGGCCGGTCAAAGTCTGGGGGCCTTTGCGGTCCACGGGCTGAAGATCGAAGTGTCTGGCGAGGCGAATGACTATGTCGGCAAGGGCCTGTCAGGCGGCACGATTATCGTGCGCCCGCCGATGTCCTCGCCCTTGGTTGCGGCGGAAAACACGATCATCGGCAACACCGTGCTTTATGGTGCGACCGACGGTTACCTGTTTGCGGCTGGCCGTGCGGGCGAGCGTTTCGCGGTCCGTAACTCGGGCGCAAAGGTCGTGATCGAAGGCTGTGGCACCAACGGTTGTGAATATATGACCGGCGGCACGGCTGTGATCCTCGGCACGATTGGCGCGAACTTTGGCGCAGGCATGACGGGCGGTATGGCGTATCTTTATGATCCCGAAGGGCGTGCCTCGGCGATGATCAATATGGAAACGCTGGTCACCTGTCCGATCACCGTCACCCATTGGGAGGCCGAGCTGCGCGCGATGATCGAGCGTCATGCCCACGAGACAGGATCGCGCAAGGCGATCGAGATCTTGGCGAATTGGGATGCCGAAGTGCCGAACTTCTTGCAGGTCTGCCCGACCGAGATGCTCGCCAGCCTGAAACATCCGCTGACGACCGAAGTGGTCGCAGTTCCCGCAGAATAA
- a CDS encoding flagellar hook protein FlgE — MSISSSMNAGVAGLSANANKLATISDNIANSSTNGYKRAQTEFYAMVIGSSSTKYTAGGVRTTATRVIDERGPLVSTSNATDIAISGRGFLPVTTLSAIEAGGALPFQMTTTGSFSPNAAGYLTTASGHVLMGWAADSTGSIGTQSRDTTSGLTPVRVLTNQVVGSPTTQLTLAANLPATSTEAGATGTVETQVIEYYDNLGKTKTLSVNYIPTVPATGESNTWTVEIYDDAQGGALVGTYDLVFDDSRTGGGRLLSVTTIAGGPYDPATGLMSIDVASGPLTINLGVPGQADGMTQLSDGFAPVAVTRDGAPSGTLTGVEVDASGKLYGTYSNGLTRLLYQIPVVDVPNVNGLQALGSQTYAVSQDSGAFFLWDAGAGPTGEMLGYASEGSAVDVATELTQMIQTQRAYSSNAKVIQTVDEMLQETTNLKR, encoded by the coding sequence ATGTCTATTTCTTCTTCGATGAACGCAGGCGTTGCGGGCCTGTCGGCCAACGCGAACAAGCTGGCGACGATCTCGGACAATATCGCGAATTCCTCGACCAACGGCTATAAGCGCGCCCAGACCGAGTTCTATGCGATGGTCATCGGCAGCAGCAGCACGAAATATACCGCAGGCGGCGTGCGCACCACCGCGACGCGGGTGATTGATGAACGCGGGCCGCTGGTCTCGACCAGCAATGCAACTGATATCGCGATCAGCGGGCGGGGCTTTTTGCCAGTCACCACGCTATCCGCGATTGAAGCGGGCGGCGCGCTGCCGTTTCAAATGACGACGACCGGATCGTTCAGCCCGAATGCGGCGGGGTATCTGACCACTGCCAGTGGCCATGTGTTGATGGGCTGGGCGGCCGACAGCACCGGATCAATCGGCACGCAGTCGCGCGACACGACATCGGGCCTGACGCCGGTGCGCGTGCTGACGAACCAAGTGGTAGGGTCCCCCACAACGCAACTGACACTGGCCGCGAACCTGCCTGCGACGTCGACCGAGGCGGGCGCCACCGGCACGGTCGAGACGCAGGTCATCGAATATTACGACAACCTTGGTAAGACCAAAACGCTGAGCGTGAATTATATCCCCACCGTTCCCGCGACGGGCGAATCGAACACCTGGACGGTCGAGATCTATGACGACGCCCAGGGCGGGGCGCTGGTTGGCACCTATGATCTGGTGTTCGATGATTCGCGCACGGGGGGCGGGCGATTGCTGTCGGTGACCACGATTGCGGGTGGCCCCTATGACCCTGCGACGGGTCTCATGTCGATCGATGTCGCCTCTGGGCCGCTGACGATCAACCTTGGCGTGCCGGGGCAGGCGGATGGGATGACGCAATTGTCCGACGGATTTGCACCCGTGGCCGTGACACGCGATGGGGCGCCCTCGGGCACGTTGACGGGGGTCGAAGTGGATGCAAGCGGCAAGCTTTATGGCACCTACAGCAACGGCCTGACACGGCTGCTGTATCAGATTCCCGTGGTTGATGTACCCAATGTGAACGGTTTGCAGGCCTTGGGCAGCCAGACCTATGCGGTCAGTCAAGACAGCGGCGCGTTCTTTTTGTGGGACGCGGGCGCGGGGCCGACCGGCGAGATGCTGGGCTATGCGAGTGAGGGATCTGCCGTCGATGTGGCGACGGAGCTGACGCAGATGATCCAGACCCAACGTGCCTATTCCTCGAACGCCAAGGTCATCCAGACCGTGGACGAGATGCTGCAGGAAACCACCAATCTGAAACGTTAA